From Schizosaccharomyces pombe strain 972h- genome assembly, chromosome: II, the proteins below share one genomic window:
- the pha2 gene encoding phrenate dehydratase has translation MSASKIAFLGPRGTFSHQAALLARPDSLLCSLPSFAGKLIFALKFILICFLAVLEALSSRQVDYAVLPIENSTNGAVIPAYDLLKGRDDIQAVGEVLVPAHHCIIGKSLENVQKILSHPQAFGQCSKWISANVPNAEFVSVSSTSQAAALASKDITGTIVAISSELCAVENQFNLLVKNIEDDSNNRTRFLLLRSGGFQDDLSPLKEKSLLQFYLSHPKKLSAVFEVFAAHKVVITNLVVRPSCKFPWTYIYFVECLGMEKHLIDRVGKYCDTFTFMGSYTNQISYF, from the exons atgagcgcttcaaaaattgcttttttagGTCCCAGAGGAACTTTTAGTCACCAG GCAGCTCTTTTGGCCAGACCTGATTCTTTATTATGCAGCTTGCCATCTTTTGCAGGCAAGTTAATTTTcgctttaaaatttatactaatatgttttttagCTGTGTTAGAAGCTCTATCTTCCAGACAAGTTGATTATGCTGTTTTACCGATTGAAAATTCGACAAATGGTGCAGTAATTCCTGCAtatgatttattaaaaggCCGTGATGACATTCAAGCAGTTGGCGAAGTGCTAGTGCCCGCACACCATTGTATTATAGGCAAAAGCCTAGAAAACGTTCAGAAGATTTTGAGCCATCCGCAGGCCTTCGGCCAATGTTCCAAATGGATCTCAGCGAATGTACCTAATGCTGAATTCGTTTCTGTGAGTTCCACCAGTCAAGCAGCTGCTTTAGCATCAAAGGATATCACTGGAACTATTGTGGCCATATCGAGCGAATTATGTGCTGTTGAAAATCAGTTCAATCTTCTagtaaaaaacattgaagACGACTCCAATAATCGGACGAGATTTCTACTATTACGTTCAGGTGGTTTTCAGGATGATCTAAGCCCGTTAAAGGAGAAATCTCTattacaattttatttatcccatccaaaaaaattatctgCAGTTTTTGAAGTGTTCGCTGCACACAAAGTTGTTATAACTAATTTGGTGGTTCGTCCATCCTGTAAGTTTCCTTGGACATATATATACTTTGTAGAATGCCTTGGAATggaaaaacatttaattgATCGGGTTGGTAAGTATTGTGACACGTTTACCTTCATGGGTTCTTATACCAACCAAATCAgttatttctaa
- the gpi1 gene encoding pig-Q — MSTTTMNIASAPIEVKRIYWPKSTISYTDSGYLVGWKYSTNDLIVVTTITSYQSFANFLVDYCKNQDQSVDIKSLCILGTFNCSADILPGDKYEIDCWIKVQQSTELSHPRVFDSASTPLKINLHIIYYHPPQPRKMQFLSLEPLSLLLLKDSFINKSNPEYESMQHQQILLKKLKLHFPRRKENSWKRSLRSGLIELLNQSFEVRMLTHENNNKKNSYVFRLFDRVSSSTFYFFNSLFAYFIILLRIINEVILLAINYRPIPLSYNMMDIFVSARQVDLRLQQACFWPVQYMKLWVFRKSKRVAIEDYKEYIRFYNNLWLVANDMIFGITMSSFILENLHLVVKLIENITFEYAIKNVRSMVIWLVDTPAGLKLNNDICKFIMKLSVWVIDVWSNFLLHCLPWTPFLVQVVAISGFGGASLMIALISDFLSVMTIHIHLLYLASSRLYNWQLRVIYSLLQLFRGKKRNVLRNRIDSYEYDLDQLLLGTILFTVLIFFLPTIYVFYAAFALTRVSVMTCLAICETMLAFLNHFPLFVTMLRIKDPYRIPSGLNFEIVSFEPLKQDGFATLYLNCNSKPMSLGSMFEHYRKLARRLISHYLSKTTLISLLVGCPVPAIPAEQLYNIQYAMLPTKRISIRKLRDLLFHQKKFPYD; from the coding sequence TCTACCAACGATCTTATCGTTGTGACAACAATTACTAGTTATCAATCCTTCgctaattttttagttgATTATTGCAAAAATCAAGATCAATCAGTAGATATTAAATCTCTGTGTATATTAGGCACGTTTAATTGCTCTGCCGATATTTTGCCGGGTGACaaatatgaaattgattGTTGGATCAAAGTGCAGCAATCGACTGAGCTTTCTCATCCCCGAGTTTTCGATTCGGCTAGTACgcctttaaaaataaatctgcatataatttattatcatCCTCCGCAGCCaagaaaaatgcaatttCTTTCCCTTGAACCTCTATCGCTTTTATTGTTAAAAGAtagttttattaacaaGTCAAACCCTGAATACGAAAGCATGCAACACCAGCAAAtactgttaaaaaaattgaaattgcaCTTTCCCCGACGCAAAGAAAATAGCTGGAAAAGGAGTCTACGCTCAGGCTTAATTGAGCTTCTTAATCAATCCTTCGAGGTTCGCATGTTAACacatgaaaataataacaaaaaaaattcatatgTTTTTCGACTTTTTGATCGTGTCTCGTCATCaaccttttatttttttaattcgcTGTTTGCTTACTTTATCATATTATTGAGGATAATTAATGAGGTTATACTCTTGGCGATTAATTACCGACCGATTCCTTTATCTTATAATATGATGGATATTTTCGTTTCTGCTCGTCAAGTAGATTTGAGGTTGCAACAAGCGTGTTTTTGGCCTGTACAATATATGAAATTATGGGTTTTTCGGAAAAGCAAGCGCGTTGCGATAGAGGATTACAAAGAATATATTAGATTCTATAACAACCTTTGGTTGGTTGCGAATGACATGATCTTTGGGATTACAATGAgttcatttattttagaGAATCTTCATCTGGTGgtaaaattaatagaaaatatCACATTCGAGTATGCGATAAAAAACGTTCGTTCTATGGTTATATGGCTCGTGGATACTCCTGCTGGATTAAAACTAAACAACGACATTTGCAAGTTTATTATGAAGCTTTCTGTATGGGTTATTGACGTATGGagtaattttcttttgcattGTTTGCCTTGGACTCCATTTTTGGTTCAAGTTGTCGCTATTTCTGGGTTTGGGGGTGCTAGTTTAATGATCGCTTTAATTtctgattttttaagtGTTATGACTATTCATATacatttgctttatttgGCTTCATCACGTTTGTATAATTGGCAGCTACGTGTAATTTATAGTTTGCTGCAGCTTTTTcgaggaaaaaaaagaaacgtTTTACGAAATAGAATCGACTCATATGAGTATGATTTAGACCAACTACTTTTAGGAACAATCCTTTTTACGGTACTAATATTCTTCTTACCTACAATATATGTTTTCTATGCAGCATTTGCATTAACACGAGTATCCGTGATGACATGCTTGGCAATCTGTGAAACTATGTTAGCCTTCCTGAATCACTTCCCATTATTTGTTACAATGTTACGAATTAAAGATCCTTATAGAATACCAAGTGGGCTGAATTTTGAGATAGTCAGCTTTGAACCATTAAAACAAGACGGCTTCGCAACGCTATATCTCAATTGCAACTCCAAACCGATGTCTCTTGGATCCATGTTTGAGCATTATCGGAAACTGGCGCGTAGGTTAATTTCGCATTACCTTTCAAAAACTACTTTGATTAGTTTGCTCGTAGGTTGCCCAGTTCCAGCGATACCTGCTGAGCAACTCTACAATATCCAGTACGCTATGCTTCCGACCAAAAGAATATCTATTAGAAAACTGCGagatcttctttttcatcagaaaaaatttccttacGACTGA
- a CDS encoding dienelactone hydrolase family protein: MASCCPTSRGAAASNKSYTFKGKEIENFGGLTTYVVGSTSNTRVLIGFMDIFGLSDQIKEGADKLADDGFTVYLPDFLEGKPLPVTALPPKTPEDQKLCNDFFSTRISPNLHWPKLAKVVEAVRANHGPNVTIGTYGFCWGAKVLVTYPATIDFVGIASCHPSFPDSADAANVHCPVLFLCSKDEDAKIIKEWEEAFKTNPAYAKSSFETFSDMFHGWMAARADLSNPEQRKRFDEGYQKVSSFFQSLM, translated from the coding sequence atgGCCTCTTGCTGTCCAACAAGTCGTGGTGCCGCAGCTTCTAACAAGTCCTATACCTTTAAGggtaaagaaattgaaaactttgGAGGATTGACCACCTATGTTGTTGGATCTACTTCCAATACCCGTGTTTTGATTGGTTTCATGGATATATTTGGTCTCTCTGATCAAATTAAAGAGGGTGCTGATAAATTGGCAGATGATGGCTTTACCGTCTACTTACCCGATTTCTTAGAGGGAAAGCCGTTGCCAGTTACTGCTTTACCCCCTAAGACGCCAGAGGACCAAAAGTTATgcaatgattttttttctactaGAATTTCTCCTAATTTGCACTGGCCGAAACTTGCTAAAGTTGTAGAAGCTGTGCGCGCTAACCATGGACCAAATGTTACTATTGGCACTTATGGATTTTGTTGGGGTGCTAAAGTTTTGGTCACTTATCCCGCTACAATTGATTTCGTTGGAATTGCTAGCTGTCACCCTTCCTTCCCTGATAGCGCTGATGCAGCCAATGTTCATTGTCCTGTATTGTTTCTTTGCTCTAAAGACGAAGATGCTAAAATCATCAAAGAATGGGAAGAAGCGTTCAAGACAAACCCCGCTTATGCCAAGTCTTCCTTCGAAACATTCAGCGACATGTTCCATGGTTGGATGGCTGCTCGCGCAGACCTTTCCAACCCCGAACAAAGGAAGCGCTTTGATGAAGGCTACCAAAAggtttcttcatttttccaATCTTTAATGTGA
- the naf1 gene encoding snoRNP assembly factor Naf1, with amino-acid sequence MYPHLPCKIPGLSLIYDDESKVEKSKQLSTNASSSNFVKEDQIPSNLSIDNINTPQGDPIDKNNLNTNTENNLPNIVNFQNISSANSGEIKQKDNEILFSSTEDINQHKENYQDENKIDLLDVALANPKDCVVPSSGLLMPKEEFISNEEVGIPATNSSEKSNVKIADEIAEVTHSNSSIGKSSADLSSDSSSDSESNTSFSETDVEEEKAEEKSDAESMAPSTPPKTVNELPEQIYEKPEIVLQPNSLIEPLGKIIQVLKREVVVKSDIDDEKIVFDEKTVLCFEDRSIIGYIHETFGPVSSPYYIVRFSTEEECSAINACMGRPVFYVPTMANKIDPEPLKYIKGSDASNVYDEEINPSEQEFSDDEAEVAAKQLKKKRKRKAKSMVSGNQALPGEANFQSLNQNNVRNYPFYQTNQGSNPPAKRFTQEPPSSSLYSLSESSINYSTQSPMYYNYNYPQPSFPPFHPIYNDSIGYYSQANPQMYYANQVSAPPPQGSFDPNSKFYRNSSDSYRK; translated from the coding sequence ATGTATCCGCATCTCCCTTGTAAAATACCAGGGCTTTCGTTGATTTATGATGATGAATCgaaagttgaaaaatcgAAGCAACTGTCTACAAACGCAAGTTCatcaaattttgtaaaagaagATCAAATTCCTTCAAATTTATCTATCGATAATATCAATACCCCACAGGGCGACCCAATCGATAAAAACAACTTGAATACTAATACTGAAAATAATCTACCGAACATAGTTAACTTTCAGAATATTTCTTCAGCGAATTCTGGCGAAATTAAGCAAAaagataatgaaattttattttcttcaacagAAGATATAAACCAAcacaaggaaaactatCAAGATGAGAACAAAATCGACTTATTGGATGTTGCATTGGCTAACCCAAAGGATTGTGTTGTTCCATCATCAGGTTTGCTCATGCCAAAAGAGGAGTTCATTAGCAACGAAGAAGTTGGCATTCCAGCTACTAATTCATCCGAGAAATCCAATGTAAAAATCGCTGATGAAATTGCGGAGGTTACGCATAGTAACTCTTCTATTGGTAAATCGTCTGCTGATTTAAGTTCAGACTCATCTTCAGATTCAGAGAGTaatacttctttttccGAAACTGATgtagaagaagagaaagcAGAGGAAAAGTCTGATGCGGAATCGATGGCTCCTAGTACTCCTCCCAAAACGGTGAATGAGTTACCGGAACAAATTTACGAGAAGCCAGAAATAGTACTTCAGCCTAATTCGTTAATAGAACCATTGGGAAAAATTATACAAGTCTTGAAGCGAGAGGTAGTGGTGAAAAGTGATATCGACGATGAAAAGATtgtttttgatgaaaaaacGGTTTTATGTTTTGAAGACAGAAGTATTATAGGCTATATTCATGAGACATTTGGTCCCGTATCTAGTCCATATTATATTGTCCGTTTTTCTACTGAAGAAGAATGCTCCGCGATAAACGCTTGCATGGGAAGACCGGTTTTTTATGTGCCTACAATGGCTAATAAAATAGATCCTGAACCGCTTAAGTATATAAAAGGAAGCGATGCTAGTAATGTTTATGATGAAGAGATTAATCCTTCTGAACAAGAATTTTCTGATGATGAAGCAGAGGTAGCCgcaaaacaattaaaaaagaaaaggaaaaggaaagcAAAGAGTATGGTTTCTGGTAATCAAGCCTTGCCTGGCGAAGCAAATTTCCAGTCACTTAATCAGAACAATGTTCGAAATTATCCGTTTTATCAGACCAATCAAGGATCCAATCCGCCAGCCAAACGCTTCACTCAGGAACCACCAAGTTCATCGCTATACTCGTTAAGTGAATcatcaataaattattcaaCTCAGTCTCCGATGTATTATAATTATAACTATCCCCAGCCTTCATTCCCGCCATTTCATCCCATATACAATGACAGTATCGGTTATTATTCACAAGCTAATCCACAAATGTATTACGCAAATCAAGTTTCAGCTCCTCCGCCTCAAGGCTCTTTCGATCCAAATTCGAAGTTTTATAGAAATTCTTCTGACTCTTATAGAAAATAG
- the rpl102 gene encoding 60S ribosomal protein uL1 has product MSKVSPANIRSSVETILKGSEEKKRNFTETVELQIGLKNYDPQRDKRFSGTIKLPNVPRPNMSICILGDAHDLDRAKHGGVDAMSVDDLKKLNKNKKLVKKLAKKYDAFIASEVLIKQIPRLLGPGLSKAGKFPSPVSHSDDLYGKIIEVKSTIKFQLKKVLCLGVAVGHVDMAEEQLAANLSLAINFLVSLLKKGWQNIGSLVIKSTMGKPYRLY; this is encoded by the exons ATGTCAAAAGTTTCTCCTGCCAATATTCGTTCTAGTGTTGAAACCATTCTCAAGGGTTCAGAGGAGAAAAAACGTAATTTTACTGAGACAGTAGAGCTTCAGATCGGTTTGAAGAACTATGACCCTCAGCGTGACAAGCGTTTCTCTGGTACTATCAAGTTGCCCAATGTCCCCCGTCCTAACATGAGTATATGCATTCTTGGTGATGCCCATGATCTTGATCGTGCTAAGCACGGAGGTGTTGATGCTATGTCTGTTGATGActtgaaaaagttaaataaaaataagaagCTTGTGAAAAAGTTGGCAAAGAAGTATGACGCCTTCATTGCTTCCGAAGTTCTTATTAAGCAAATCCCTCGTTTGTTGGGTCCTGGTTTATCTAAAG CCGGTAAATTCCCTTCTCCTGTTTCTCACAGTGACGATTTATATggtaaaattattgaagtTAAGTCAACTATCAAGTTCCAACTCAAAAAAGTGCTGTGCCTAGGCGTTGCTGTCGGTCATGTCGATATGGCTGAAGAACAATTAGCTGCCAATTTGTCTTTGGCCATTAACTTTTTAGTTTCTTTGTTGAAAAAGGGCTGGCAAAACATTGGTTCTTTAGTTATCAAGTCGACTATGGGAAAGCCATACCGACTCTATTAA
- the rsm27 gene encoding mitochondrial 37S ribosomal protein mS33, with amino-acid sequence MASKAILEELNILSSKIFGTQYKSNNSRTGRKFVVQELKGAKLKSYYPATINYRQLRTLLNDKTFPDSDEELRMEIRKGRIRQGKGASKSKKK; translated from the exons ATGGCTAGCAAAGCAATCCTGgaagaattaaatattctctcatcaaaaatatttggcACTCAGTATAAATCAAACAACTCGAGAACGGGTCGCAAATTTGTAGTACAAGAGCTGAAGGGAGCAAAACTGAAGAGCTACTATCCCGCAACTATCAATTATCGTCAATTAAGGACCCttttaaatgataaaaCATTTCCCGATAGTGATGAGGAATTGCGAATGGAAATCAGGAAAGG GAGAATACGCCAAGGAAAAGGAGCCTCCAAGTCAAAAA aaaaataa
- the smi1 gene encoding beta-glucan synthase adaptor protein Smi1 gives MSKNSFSSMANSVTSFFQSLTTPNRHADPSFRPSRREKQSRLPTPLQSVAASAYSGVNASQTGLLNDSRANSVTNLPNSSNTSQVGLNNISPAPVGYVPGSKTNELANNSMEMQEISPNGSASLPPPVSESWRRIDRWAEENYYELYCQLCYGATVADVDSLEYELECTLPRDVRESLYIHDGQDRGGQPTGILFGVTLLDIEEIEEESELWRRVAQSYAEATLAGKIDQAVASRQASFPPGAVQCVYAHPGWIPLAKDFVGNNIAIDLAPGPAGQWGQVILFGRDQDTKYVVARSWADFLAIVAYDMENGKWLVDEDDNSLRLIYGPPREQWSYLDILKYRARKAERRKFKKRDGKRTTRPIPKSIAKEDVTNSANSTAPSTGTTVLDDGLDNNYEDIPLYGPSKDEELIKKEELEADTDLGLINTSEINQPANLPDEPTAETSNPVSATTVEAVTTTADNKDEEKNDHVTEDVSQNSTIAEASSLQAQEEEKEIETTSVKQE, from the coding sequence ATGTCGAAAAATTCGTTTTCTTCAATGGCGAACTCTGTCACGTCGTTTTTTCAATCGTTAACAACTCCTAATCGTCATGCTGATCCCTCTTTTCGTCCTTCTCGTCGTGAAAAACAATCCCGCCTTCCTACACCTCTTCAATCTGTTGCTGCTTCTGCTTATTCAGGTGTCAATGCAAGCCAAACCGGATTGTTGAACGATAGCAGGGCTAATTCTGTTACCAATTTACCTAACTCCTCTAACACCTCTCAGGTTGGTTTGAATAATATTAGTCCAGCTCCGGTTGGTTATGTTCCTGGAAGTAAGACCAATGAACTTGCTAATAATTCTATGGAAATGCAAGAGATTAGCCCCAACGGTTCAGCCTCCTTGCCGCCTCCAGTCTCTGAGTCCTGGAGACGTATTGATCGTTGGGctgaagaaaattattatgAGCTTTATTGCCAGCTATGTTATGGAGCTACCGTTGCTGATGTCGACAGTCTTGAGTATGAACTCGAGTGCACGCTTCCTCGAGATGTACGCGAAAGTTTATACATCCATGATGGTCAAGATAGAGGTGGACAACCTACCGGTATATTATTTGGCGTTACTTTGCTCgatattgaagaaatcGAAGAGGAATCTGAACTATGGCGTCGTGTTGCTCAATCCTATGCAGAAGCTACACTTGCTGGCAAAATTGATCAAGCGGTTGCCTCTCGTCAAGCTTCTTTCCCTCCTGGTGCGGTTCAATGCGTGTATGCTCATCCCGGCTGGATTCCTCTTGCGAAGGATTTCGTGGGTAATAATATTGCGATCGACCTAGCTCCGGGCCCTGCTGGTCAATGGGGACAAGTCATTTTGTTCGGCAGAGATCAGGACACTAAATATGTTGTTGCTCGCTCTTGGGCAGACTTTTTAGCAATTGTAGCATACGATATGGAGAATGGCAAGTGGTTAGTTGATGAAGATGACAACTCTTTACGCTTGATTTATGGTCCTCCTCGTGAACAATGGTCATATCTCGATATCCTTAAGTATAGAGCTCGCAAGGCAGAGCGTAGGAAATTCAAGAAGCGTGATGGTAAGCGAACTACTCGTCCCATTCCGAAATCCATTGCCAAGGAAGACGTTACGAACAGTGCGAATAGTACTGCACCATCTACGGGTACCACTGTTCTTGATGACGGTTTAGATAATAATTACGAAGATATTCCTTTATATGGTCCTTCTAAGGATGAAGAACTAATTAAGAAGGAAGAATTAGAAGCAGACACAGATCTTGGTTTAATTAATACATCTGAGATTAATCAGCCTGCGAATCTCCCCGATGAACCAACCGCTGAGACTTCTAATCCTGTTTCAGCTACCACTGTTGAAGCAGTAACTACAACTGCTGATAACAAGgatgaagagaaaaatgatCATGTAACAGAAGACGTGTCCCAAAACAGCACTATTGCCGAAGCTAGTTCTCTTCAAGCTcaagaagaggaaaaagaaatagagACTACAAGTGTGAAGCAAGAGTAA
- the pdb1 gene encoding pyruvate dehydrogenase e1 component beta subunit Pdb1 produces MIRLQKFGEIVGTSRSWKLLSSTIAKRYSSSSNGVKEMTVRDALNSAMEEEMKRDDRVFLIGEEVAQYNGAYKISRGLLDKFGPKRVIDTPITEMGFTGLATGAAFAGLRPICEFMTFNFSMQAIDHIVNSAARTLYMSGGIQACPIVFRGPNGPAAAVAAQHSQHFAPWYGSIPGLKVVSPYSAEDARGLLKAAIRDPNPVVVLENEILYGKTFPISKEALSEDFVLPFGLAKVERPGKDITIVGESISVVTALEAADKLKADYGVEAEVINLRSIRPLDINTIAASVKKTNRIVTVDQAYSQHGIGSEIAAQIMESDAFDYLDAPVERVSMADVPMPYSHPVEAASVPNADVVVAAAKKCLYIK; encoded by the coding sequence ATGATTCGTCTTCAAAAGTTTGGTGAAATTGTTGGGACCAGTCGTTCTTGGAAACTTCTTAGTTCAACCATCGCAAAGCGctattcttcttcttccaatgGAGTGAAGGAAATGACCGTTCGTGATGCTTTGAACAGTGCaatggaagaagaaatgaaacGTGACGATCGTGTCTTCTTGATTGGCGAAGAGGTTGCGCAATACAATGGTGCTTATAAGATATCTAGAGGTTTATTAGACAAGTTTGGTCCTAAACGTGTTATCGACACTCCCATTACTGAAATGGGTTTTACTGGTTTGGCAACAGGTGCTGCTTTTGCTGGTTTACGTCCTATTTGTGAGTTTATGACTTTCAATTTTTCCATGCAGGCTATCGATCATATCGTTAACTCGGCCGCCAGAACCCTGTACATGTCTGGTGGTATTCAGGCTTGTCCTATTGTCTTCCGTGGACCTAATGGGCCTGCCGCTGCAGTTGCTGCTCAGCATTCTCAACACTTTGCTCCATGGTATGGTAGTATCCCTGGTCTTAAAGTAGTTTCTCCTTACTCAGCAGAAGATGCTCGTGGTTTGTTGAAGGCTGCTATTCGTGATCCTAATCCCGTTGTTGTACTTGAAAACGAAATTCTTTATGGTAAAACCTTTCCAATTTCGAAAGAAGCGTTGAGCGAGGACTTTGTGCTTCCCTTTGGCCTTGCTAAGGTGGAGCGCCCCGGTAAAGATATCACCATCGTTGGTGAGTCTATTTCTGTTGTTACTGCTTTAGAAGCAGCTGACAAGCTCAAGGCTGACTATGGTGTTGAAGCTGAAGTTATAAACTTGCGTAGTATTCGTCCTTTAGACATCAATACTATCGCGGCCAGTGTTAAGAAGACAAATCGTATTGTGACTGTTGACCAGGCATATAGTCAACATGGTATTGGTAGTGAAATTGCTGCTCAAATTATGGAGTCTGACGCATTTGATTATCTTGATGCTCCTGTTGAACGTGTAAGTATGGCAGATGTTCCCATGCCTTATAGTCATCCTGTTGAGGCTGCTTCTGTCCCAAATGCCGATGTTGTTGTTGCTGCTGCTAAAAAATGCTTGTATATTAAATAA